From a single Shewanella denitrificans OS217 genomic region:
- the ycaC gene encoding isochorismate family cysteine hydrolase YcaC, protein MTKPYVRLDKDDAVVLLVDHQTGLLSLVRDIDPDKFKNNVLALANLAKYFELPTILTTSFEDGPNGPLVPELKNMFPDAPFIARPGQINAWDNEDFVAAVKATGKKQIIIAGVVTEVCVAFPTLSALAAGFDVFVITDASGTFNDITRNAAHNRMSAAGAQLMSWFGAAGELHRDWRNDVEGLGSLFSQHIPDYRNLMNSYLTVNAKK, encoded by the coding sequence ATGACTAAACCTTATGTACGCTTAGATAAAGATGATGCGGTAGTGCTATTGGTGGATCATCAGACGGGTTTGCTGTCACTGGTTCGCGACATAGACCCTGATAAATTTAAAAACAACGTACTCGCCTTGGCTAATTTGGCTAAATATTTCGAGTTACCGACTATCTTGACCACCAGTTTTGAAGATGGCCCTAACGGCCCCTTAGTGCCAGAGTTAAAAAATATGTTCCCCGATGCGCCGTTTATTGCTCGTCCTGGACAAATTAATGCTTGGGATAATGAAGACTTCGTTGCGGCAGTCAAAGCGACAGGTAAAAAGCAAATTATTATCGCGGGTGTGGTTACCGAAGTTTGTGTTGCATTTCCAACATTATCGGCACTTGCAGCCGGTTTTGATGTGTTTGTGATTACCGATGCATCGGGCACCTTTAACGATATCACCCGTAATGCAGCCCATAACCGCATGTCGGCGGCAGGTGCACAGCTTATGTCTTGGTTTGGTGCCGCAGGCGAATTACACCGAGATTGGCGTAACGATGTGGAAGGTTTAGGCAGCCTATTCTCTCAACATATTCCAGACTATCGAAATCTGATGAATAGTTATCTGACAGTTAATGCTAAAAAGTAA
- a CDS encoding pirin family protein: MKKVLGIYSPSSPHWVGDGFPVKTLFSYDVFGEQISPFLLLDHAGPMNFSPSSKKRGVGVHPHRGFETVTLVYQGGVAHKDSSGQGGVIGPGDVQWMTAGSGILHEEYHSDEFAQSGGQMEMVQLWVNLPKTHKMTAPKYQAITTEQIPQISILEGKGKIRLIAGELFGQQGPTSTHTPMMVLDMSLTSGSKYLLPVAQAWSGIVMLRKGQANINGQLVTEGQTMILSHDGQDIEIESPDASELVILSGQPLGEPIFGYGPFVMNSQTEIDAAIKDFQQGKFGDIER, encoded by the coding sequence ATGAAAAAAGTACTAGGCATTTATTCACCCTCATCTCCCCATTGGGTGGGTGATGGTTTTCCAGTGAAAACCCTCTTTTCCTATGATGTGTTTGGCGAGCAAATCAGTCCATTTTTGCTGCTCGATCATGCTGGACCGATGAATTTCTCGCCGTCTTCTAAAAAACGTGGCGTAGGCGTTCATCCACACCGTGGCTTTGAGACTGTGACCTTAGTTTATCAAGGCGGTGTGGCTCACAAGGACTCTTCAGGACAAGGTGGCGTCATTGGCCCAGGTGATGTTCAGTGGATGACGGCGGGTAGCGGGATTTTACATGAGGAATATCACTCTGATGAATTTGCTCAAAGCGGTGGCCAGATGGAAATGGTGCAGCTTTGGGTGAACTTACCTAAGACTCATAAGATGACGGCACCAAAATATCAGGCCATTACGACAGAGCAAATACCTCAAATCAGCATACTGGAAGGTAAAGGGAAAATTCGTTTGATTGCCGGCGAGCTATTTGGACAGCAAGGGCCCACGAGCACTCATACCCCTATGATGGTGTTAGACATGTCTTTGACTTCGGGCAGTAAATATCTTTTACCTGTGGCGCAAGCTTGGTCTGGGATAGTCATGCTGCGAAAAGGCCAGGCCAATATTAATGGTCAATTGGTGACAGAGGGACAGACGATGATCTTGTCCCATGATGGTCAAGATATTGAAATAGAGAGCCCAGATGCCAGTGAGTTAGTGATCTTAAGTGGTCAGCCCCTAGGGGAACCTATTTTTGGCTACGGTCCTTTTGTGATGAACAGTCAGACAGAAATAGACGCAGCGATAAAAGATTTCCAACAAGGAAAGTTTGGCGATATCGAGCGCTAA
- a CDS encoding LysR family transcriptional regulator, with amino-acid sequence MKDLNDFYYFVKTAEYGGFSPAGRALGIPKSKLSRRIALLEERLGVKLIYRSTRQFKVTDIGLKFLEHCKAMLIEAEAAEDVIKSITSEPSGTIKLTCPIALLNAHIRYVLADFMLKYPNIVIHLEASNRRVDLISEGVDIAIRVRPPPLEDSELILKVLSDRGRRLLASPSLVDKYAMPSKPCDLAEWPSLGLGEPQYQHSWTLYGPDGDAINLNHSPRYVTTDMLALREAAVKGVGVVLLPSILATEQLKDGSLIHVLPEWLPKREIIHLVYPSRRGMLPSVRALIDFLSEYYRSFDED; translated from the coding sequence ATGAAGGATCTAAACGATTTCTATTATTTCGTAAAAACAGCAGAGTACGGCGGTTTTTCTCCTGCGGGACGAGCCTTAGGCATACCGAAATCTAAACTCAGTCGCAGGATTGCCTTGTTAGAAGAAAGACTCGGGGTGAAATTAATCTATCGCTCCACCCGTCAATTTAAAGTGACCGACATTGGGCTCAAATTTTTAGAGCATTGCAAGGCGATGTTAATCGAAGCTGAGGCTGCTGAAGATGTGATTAAATCTATAACATCAGAGCCCAGTGGCACCATTAAGCTAACCTGTCCAATAGCCTTACTCAATGCCCATATTCGTTATGTTCTTGCCGACTTCATGCTGAAATATCCAAATATAGTCATACACTTAGAGGCCAGCAATCGCAGGGTCGATCTTATCTCTGAAGGCGTGGATATCGCCATTCGAGTGCGTCCACCTCCGCTTGAAGATAGTGAATTGATTTTAAAAGTACTCTCAGACAGGGGGCGGCGATTATTAGCCAGCCCCTCTCTGGTCGATAAATACGCTATGCCTAGTAAACCCTGTGACTTAGCCGAATGGCCAAGCTTAGGCTTGGGAGAGCCCCAGTATCAACATAGCTGGACGCTTTACGGGCCTGATGGCGACGCAATTAATCTCAATCACTCACCACGCTATGTGACCACTGACATGCTGGCGCTACGGGAAGCCGCAGTTAAAGGTGTTGGTGTGGTGCTATTACCCTCTATCTTGGCTACTGAGCAACTTAAAGATGGTTCTTTAATTCATGTATTACCTGAATGGCTGCCAAAGCGGGAAATTATTCATCTGGTTTATCCTTCCAGAAGAGGCATGTTACCTTCGGTGCGGGCGCTGATTGATTTTCTATCTGAGTATTATCGTTCTTTCGATGAGGATTAG
- a CDS encoding F0F1 ATP synthase subunit epsilon codes for MAAMTVQLDIVSAEGGIYSGRVSHLQVTGSEGELGIMHGHAPLISKIKPGMARVTKQDGSEEVFYLSGGILEVQPASTSILADVVLRADDIDEKAAIEAKNRAEAHMVDAGSDFDYQAALIEIAKATAQLRVLETIKKNIAR; via the coding sequence ATGGCAGCCATGACAGTACAGCTTGATATTGTGAGTGCAGAAGGCGGAATCTACAGTGGTCGTGTGTCACATCTACAAGTGACCGGCTCTGAAGGTGAACTAGGCATTATGCATGGTCACGCCCCTCTGATTAGCAAAATTAAGCCTGGCATGGCGCGTGTTACCAAGCAAGACGGTAGCGAAGAAGTGTTTTATCTTTCAGGTGGTATCCTGGAAGTGCAACCTGCTTCGACCTCTATCCTTGCAGACGTGGTATTACGTGCCGATGACATTGATGAGAAAGCGGCAATTGAAGCTAAGAATCGCGCAGAAGCCCATATGGTTGATGCTGGTTCTGACTTCGATTACCAAGCGGCGCTGATTGAGATTGCTAAGGCAACGGCTCAATTACGTGTGCTTGAGACCATCAAGAAGAACATTGCCAGATAA
- the atpD gene encoding F0F1 ATP synthase subunit beta, with translation MSTGTVVQVIGAVVDVEFPQDAVPQIYDALKITGEGACKGLVLEVQQQLGGGVVRTIAMGSSDGLRRGLEVVNTGSPISVPVGVATLGRIMNVLGEPIDECGEIGEEERYVIHRSAPSYEDQSSSTELLETGIKVIDLVCPFAKGGKVGLFGGAGVGKTVNMMELINNIAKAHSGLSVFAGVGERTREGNDFYYEMKDSGVLDKVAMVYGQMNEPPGNRLRVALSGLTMAEKFRDEGRDVLLFVDNIYRYTLAGTEVSALLGRMPSAVGYQPTLAEEMGVLQERITSTKSGSITSVQAVYVPADDLTDPSPATTFAHLDATVVLSRQIASLGIYPAVDPLDSTSRQLDPQVVGQEHYDVANGVQTVLQRYKELKDIIAILGMDELSDEDKTAVARARKIERFLSQPFHVAEVFTGSPGKYVSLKDTIRGFKGLLEGEFDHIPEQAFYMVGTIDEAVEKANKKK, from the coding sequence ATGAGCACAGGTACTGTTGTCCAAGTGATTGGCGCGGTTGTGGACGTAGAGTTTCCACAAGATGCCGTACCTCAAATATATGACGCTCTTAAGATCACTGGCGAAGGCGCTTGTAAAGGCTTAGTGCTGGAAGTTCAGCAACAGCTTGGTGGTGGTGTAGTTCGTACCATCGCTATGGGCTCTTCTGATGGTTTGCGTCGTGGTCTTGAGGTTGTAAACACAGGTTCACCAATTTCTGTTCCGGTAGGGGTTGCGACCCTTGGCCGTATCATGAACGTATTGGGTGAGCCTATCGATGAATGTGGCGAAATTGGCGAAGAAGAACGTTATGTTATTCACCGCAGCGCCCCTTCATATGAAGATCAATCGAGCTCTACTGAGCTTTTAGAAACCGGTATCAAGGTTATTGACCTTGTATGTCCGTTTGCTAAGGGCGGTAAAGTAGGTCTGTTCGGTGGTGCGGGTGTTGGTAAAACAGTTAACATGATGGAACTGATTAACAACATCGCTAAAGCCCACTCGGGTCTTTCTGTTTTCGCAGGTGTGGGTGAGCGTACTCGTGAGGGTAACGACTTCTACTACGAAATGAAAGATTCTGGCGTTCTCGATAAAGTGGCCATGGTTTATGGTCAGATGAACGAGCCACCAGGTAACCGTTTGCGTGTAGCACTGTCTGGTCTAACTATGGCAGAGAAGTTCCGTGACGAAGGCCGTGACGTATTGTTGTTTGTTGACAACATCTACCGTTACACCTTAGCCGGTACTGAAGTATCTGCATTGCTAGGTCGTATGCCTTCAGCAGTAGGTTATCAGCCAACATTGGCAGAAGAGATGGGTGTTCTTCAAGAACGTATCACTTCAACCAAGTCAGGTTCGATCACTTCTGTTCAAGCGGTATACGTACCAGCGGATGACTTAACAGATCCATCACCAGCAACAACCTTCGCTCACTTAGATGCGACTGTTGTACTATCACGTCAGATTGCTTCGCTAGGTATTTACCCAGCGGTTGACCCATTGGATTCGACTTCACGTCAGTTAGATCCACAGGTAGTTGGTCAAGAGCATTATGATGTTGCTAACGGTGTACAGACTGTATTACAGCGTTACAAAGAGCTGAAAGACATCATCGCTATTTTGGGTATGGACGAATTATCTGATGAAGATAAAACGGCCGTGGCACGCGCACGTAAAATCGAGCGTTTCTTGTCACAACCATTCCACGTAGCTGAAGTCTTTACAGGATCTCCAGGTAAGTACGTATCTCTTAAAGACACTATCCGTGGATTTAAGGGGCTGCTAGAAGGTGAGTTCGATCACATTCCAGAGCAAGCGTTCTACATGGTTGGCACGATCGACGAAGCTGTCGAAAAAGCTAACAAAAAGAAATAA
- the atpG gene encoding F0F1 ATP synthase subunit gamma: protein MAGAKEIKTKIASVKNTQKITSAMEMVAASKMRRAQERMAASRPYAESMRKVIGHVAQGSLEFKHPYLEVREAKRVGYIVVATDRGLCGGLNVNLFKKVTLDVKNWKAQGAEVEFCPIGARSVQFFKSFGGQVSAHASGLGDAPKLADLIGTVRVMLQAYNEGKLDRLYVVFNKFVNTMAQTPVIEQLLPLPKSADDVKTNRWDYIYEPDPKEILETLLVRYVESQVYQGVIENLASEQAARMVAMKAATDNAGDMIDGLQLVYNKARQAAITQELSEIVSGASAV, encoded by the coding sequence ATGGCCGGCGCTAAAGAGATTAAAACCAAGATCGCGAGTGTTAAAAACACTCAAAAGATCACGTCCGCCATGGAAATGGTGGCAGCCAGCAAAATGCGCAGAGCGCAGGAACGCATGGCTGCAAGCCGTCCATACGCGGAAAGCATGCGTAAGGTAATCGGTCACGTAGCGCAAGGTTCTCTCGAGTTTAAACACCCCTATTTAGAGGTGAGAGAGGCTAAGCGGGTTGGTTACATAGTTGTAGCAACCGACCGTGGCCTTTGTGGTGGTCTAAACGTTAACCTTTTCAAAAAGGTGACCTTAGACGTGAAAAACTGGAAAGCCCAAGGTGCAGAAGTTGAATTCTGCCCTATCGGCGCGCGAAGCGTACAGTTTTTCAAAAGTTTTGGCGGTCAGGTATCTGCACACGCTTCAGGTTTAGGTGATGCTCCAAAGCTCGCCGACTTGATCGGTACAGTACGTGTGATGCTACAAGCTTACAACGAAGGCAAACTGGATCGTTTGTATGTGGTATTTAACAAATTCGTTAATACCATGGCACAGACTCCTGTGATCGAGCAGCTGCTACCTTTGCCGAAATCTGCAGACGATGTGAAGACTAATCGCTGGGATTATATATACGAACCAGATCCAAAAGAAATTTTGGAAACCTTATTGGTACGTTATGTAGAATCTCAAGTGTATCAAGGTGTTATTGAAAATCTTGCCTCTGAACAAGCTGCCCGTATGGTAGCGATGAAAGCGGCAACGGATAACGCTGGCGATATGATAGATGGCCTTCAGTTGGTCTATAACAAGGCCCGTCAGGCTGCGATTACGCAGGAACTGTCGGAAATTGTTTCAGGTGCCTCTGCAGTTTAG
- a CDS encoding winged helix-turn-helix domain-containing protein, which translates to MNSKFIIGRYIYCTQERFLYLDGEPINIEPKMADVLDYLLLNTERYVPLQELHDEVWAGRIVTDTAVRRVVSRLRSLIEVDPSKPEIIKSLPKRGYRLFSMPANADVLVKTFPQQVSTIRGQDEYQQGEGQTTISIVDPSKVEESVQAETEVKSEAITEQVVADRIEALVDEQIKKSVEQLNQNALLTELANSGAQTESTSTLSTAIKYVGLLLLLLFTGLAIFYVNQPAKLEPAVEKLFTAAKEVERSQVQSTQAQTKAQLVHLDSLPLSTRMITLSQNGELALYEKQLSSGVFELYLYQINRGKQWLIARNNISSSYGVFVENDQALLLSFNSGSRTAGSVQLWRLDDANMVSSKQVFIDNIQGATAVMRGDKPNSAYVSLTSQVNSKSKSEFHYLVWNDNKLIKQKQITLSNNGLSLDIYGALSPNKQYLAYVRMTRLDHEQELQVLELASGKVVKRLPWPQEVRGLVWEDADNLLVLNKQNLTRLNLKSASKTELLVHFYGKFWGLYLVQNKIMLYQREPLNHSYIEAVIVDGKVRSMQRERPPTSVEIDISKQNSQQWFEVTKVGTQYFLDLIDLEDPEKGARLFSSDEYFYMLDESATGELLLRVGDRVGILKIDGSIDYINSEQQIVDDAVFDRDGINILYSEIINNNWSISRYDRNTQSAKLIREGMMSVRVSDEYYLFWGDNGQLFKAPTLTGDLETLPVKGNHFFSPIWGMAYPNVVWLDYISSKKMITQFNLISEETTVLETDIIQQLGFSLSHDGKTVVLEGISDVTSKLYLVENKH; encoded by the coding sequence TTGAACAGTAAATTTATCATCGGGCGTTATATTTATTGTACTCAGGAGAGGTTTCTTTACCTCGACGGTGAGCCGATAAACATTGAGCCAAAAATGGCCGATGTACTGGATTATTTATTACTCAATACCGAACGTTATGTGCCATTGCAAGAACTGCATGATGAAGTGTGGGCTGGGCGTATCGTCACCGACACTGCGGTGAGGCGAGTGGTCAGTCGCCTACGCTCCTTGATAGAAGTGGATCCCAGTAAGCCTGAAATCATCAAATCCCTGCCAAAGCGAGGCTATCGGTTATTCTCCATGCCAGCCAACGCTGATGTTTTAGTTAAAACATTTCCCCAACAAGTTAGCACTATTAGAGGACAAGACGAGTATCAACAAGGTGAAGGCCAAACAACAATAAGCATAGTAGATCCAAGCAAAGTTGAAGAAAGCGTCCAAGCTGAAACCGAAGTTAAATCCGAAGCAATAACCGAACAAGTCGTGGCGGATAGAATAGAAGCCTTAGTGGATGAACAGATTAAGAAAAGCGTTGAGCAGCTTAATCAGAATGCGCTTTTAACTGAGCTCGCCAATAGCGGCGCCCAAACTGAATCCACCTCCACATTAAGCACTGCAATAAAATACGTTGGGCTGCTGCTCTTATTGCTGTTTACCGGCTTAGCCATCTTTTATGTCAATCAACCCGCCAAGCTAGAACCCGCTGTGGAAAAACTGTTCACTGCGGCGAAAGAAGTCGAGCGTTCACAAGTGCAATCAACACAAGCCCAGACTAAAGCACAGTTAGTGCACCTAGATTCGCTTCCCTTAAGTACTAGGATGATCACCCTGTCGCAAAATGGTGAGCTGGCCCTCTATGAGAAGCAGCTTAGTAGTGGCGTGTTTGAGTTATACCTGTATCAAATAAATAGAGGTAAGCAGTGGCTAATTGCCCGTAATAACATCAGCTCCAGCTATGGGGTGTTCGTTGAAAACGACCAGGCACTATTATTGTCATTTAATTCCGGCTCGAGGACCGCAGGCAGCGTCCAGCTGTGGCGTCTCGATGACGCTAACATGGTTTCCAGTAAGCAAGTTTTTATCGACAATATCCAGGGCGCTACCGCTGTGATGCGAGGCGACAAGCCTAATTCGGCCTACGTGAGTTTAACTTCCCAAGTGAACAGTAAATCTAAGAGTGAATTTCATTATTTAGTCTGGAATGACAATAAGTTAATTAAACAAAAGCAAATCACCTTAAGTAATAATGGCCTAAGTTTGGATATATATGGTGCGCTGTCACCCAATAAACAATATCTGGCCTATGTGCGCATGACAAGGTTAGATCATGAGCAGGAACTGCAAGTGTTAGAACTAGCCAGCGGTAAAGTGGTAAAACGTTTACCTTGGCCACAAGAAGTGCGTGGGCTCGTCTGGGAAGATGCTGATAACTTGTTGGTGCTTAATAAGCAAAACCTTACCCGCTTAAACCTCAAATCTGCCAGTAAAACTGAGCTTCTAGTGCACTTTTATGGCAAGTTTTGGGGATTGTACTTAGTGCAAAATAAGATAATGCTCTATCAGCGCGAGCCGCTGAATCATAGCTATATAGAGGCTGTGATTGTCGATGGTAAGGTTCGTTCTATGCAAAGAGAGCGGCCGCCTACGTCGGTTGAGATTGACATAAGTAAGCAAAATAGCCAGCAGTGGTTTGAGGTGACCAAGGTTGGCACTCAGTATTTTTTAGACCTTATTGATCTAGAAGATCCAGAAAAAGGTGCGCGACTATTTAGCTCAGACGAGTACTTTTATATGCTGGATGAATCAGCAACGGGTGAATTACTTCTTAGGGTGGGGGATAGGGTCGGTATTCTAAAAATTGATGGCAGTATCGATTATATTAACTCAGAGCAGCAAATCGTCGATGATGCGGTGTTCGATAGGGACGGCATCAATATTCTTTATAGCGAAATCATTAATAATAACTGGTCCATCAGCCGCTATGACAGAAACACTCAAAGCGCTAAGCTCATTCGTGAAGGTATGATGAGTGTGCGAGTATCCGATGAATATTATCTATTCTGGGGGGATAATGGCCAGCTGTTTAAAGCGCCAACCTTGACGGGGGATCTGGAAACTTTGCCAGTGAAAGGAAATCATTTCTTCTCCCCCATCTGGGGCATGGCTTACCCTAATGTTGTCTGGCTTGATTATATATCAAGTAAAAAAATGATAACTCAATTTAATTTAATCTCAGAAGAAACCACAGTTTTAGAAACTGACATTATTCAACAGTTGGGGTTCAGCTTAAGTCATGATGGAAAAACAGTGGTTTTAGAAGGTATCAGTGATGTAACCTCTAAGCTTTATCTTGTTGAAAATAAGCATTAA
- a CDS encoding helix-turn-helix transcriptional regulator, translated as MQYLLSIQIKINNLGSLGQISEFLSDIGQDFNYLSCTLLLRNNLLANKALGKQSKPLQNCLSGNFDAVWAQLPSANVPQWVILSGVAYLACAFNQGAAVILIEPKQLLTAEQKQATALFWQLLASPLSECVQRVLVGDESPFTQAEIACIQWTADCKTPKEISLLLTMSEQEVHDHIQHSLQKTGVSHISQLIGFCRQWGLLAY; from the coding sequence ATGCAGTACTTACTGAGTATTCAAATTAAAATCAATAACTTGGGATCCCTTGGGCAAATTAGTGAGTTTCTAAGCGATATAGGGCAAGACTTTAATTATTTGAGTTGCACCCTGTTGCTTAGAAACAATCTATTGGCCAACAAGGCTCTGGGTAAGCAATCTAAACCGCTGCAAAATTGCCTATCTGGCAATTTTGACGCGGTTTGGGCCCAGCTGCCTAGCGCCAATGTGCCCCAATGGGTGATATTATCTGGGGTGGCTTATCTTGCTTGCGCCTTTAATCAAGGTGCAGCAGTGATTTTGATTGAACCTAAACAATTATTAACCGCAGAACAGAAACAGGCCACAGCGCTGTTTTGGCAGCTATTGGCATCACCATTGTCAGAATGTGTTCAGCGGGTGTTGGTAGGTGATGAATCTCCCTTTACTCAAGCTGAGATAGCTTGCATTCAGTGGACTGCAGATTGTAAAACTCCGAAAGAAATTAGCTTGTTGCTCACCATGAGTGAACAGGAAGTGCATGATCACATACAACACAGCCTGCAAAAAACCGGTGTTAGTCATATCAGTCAATTAATAGGTTTTTGTCGTCAATGGGGCTTGTTAGCTTACTAA
- the glmU gene encoding bifunctional UDP-N-acetylglucosamine diphosphorylase/glucosamine-1-phosphate N-acetyltransferase GlmU produces MSLNVVILAAGKGTRMRSDLPKVLHPIAHKSMVQHVIDTANSLGSQAIQLVYGYGADKLQASLGEQQVNWVLQAEQLGTGHAVAQANANINDDDTVLILYGDVPLIQQSTLNALLDARTHDGMAILTVDLPNPSGYGRIVRIDGKVVGIIEQKDANEEQLQITEVNTGIMAVPGKQLKVWLSRLSNSNAQAEYYLTDIVAMAHEDGVAIDTAQPQSAIEVEGANNRVQLALLERAYQTRAAEKLMLEGANLRDPARIDIRGEVTVGMDVMIDINVIFQGKVVLGNNVTIGAGAILIDCEIADNAEIKPYTIVEGAKLGQAASAGPFARLRPGAELKEDAHIGNFVEIKKSVLGVGSKAGHLAYIGDAQIGAGVNIGAGTITCNYDGANKHLTVIEDGVFVGSDTQLVAPVTIGKNATLGAGSTICKDVAENELVITRVKQRHIQGWQRPIKQKK; encoded by the coding sequence ATGTCGTTAAATGTTGTGATCTTAGCTGCCGGAAAGGGAACTCGGATGCGCTCAGATCTGCCTAAGGTCTTGCATCCCATCGCTCATAAAAGCATGGTACAGCATGTCATAGACACGGCTAACTCTTTAGGTAGTCAGGCCATTCAATTGGTTTATGGTTATGGCGCCGATAAATTGCAAGCAAGTTTAGGTGAACAGCAAGTGAATTGGGTATTGCAGGCCGAGCAGCTAGGTACAGGTCATGCCGTGGCTCAAGCCAATGCCAATATTAATGATGATGACACTGTGCTTATTCTTTATGGTGATGTGCCGCTTATTCAACAATCTACCCTCAATGCTTTGTTAGATGCTCGCACACATGATGGCATGGCGATATTAACCGTGGATTTGCCAAACCCAAGCGGCTATGGCCGTATCGTGCGTATTGACGGTAAAGTGGTGGGCATTATCGAGCAGAAAGATGCCAATGAAGAACAGTTGCAGATAACCGAAGTTAACACAGGCATTATGGCGGTGCCGGGTAAACAACTTAAAGTATGGTTGAGCCGATTATCAAACAGCAATGCCCAGGCCGAATATTATTTAACCGATATTGTGGCCATGGCCCATGAAGACGGTGTGGCAATAGACACAGCACAGCCACAGTCGGCCATCGAAGTGGAAGGGGCCAATAATCGAGTGCAACTTGCCCTGCTTGAACGTGCTTACCAGACCCGCGCCGCTGAAAAGCTGATGCTCGAAGGGGCTAATTTGCGGGATCCAGCCCGTATTGATATTCGCGGCGAAGTCACTGTGGGCATGGATGTGATGATAGACATCAATGTGATTTTCCAGGGCAAGGTCGTGCTAGGTAATAACGTCACTATCGGCGCAGGCGCTATCTTAATCGATTGCGAAATAGCTGATAACGCTGAAATTAAACCTTATACCATTGTCGAAGGTGCCAAGCTTGGACAAGCCGCCAGTGCAGGGCCTTTCGCGCGCTTACGCCCCGGGGCTGAGCTTAAGGAAGATGCCCATATAGGCAACTTTGTCGAAATTAAAAAGTCTGTATTAGGTGTTGGCTCAAAAGCGGGTCATTTAGCATATATTGGTGATGCTCAAATAGGCGCGGGAGTAAACATAGGTGCCGGCACTATTACTTGTAATTATGATGGTGCAAACAAACATTTAACTGTGATTGAAGATGGGGTGTTTGTCGGCAGTGACACCCAATTAGTGGCGCCGGTGACCATAGGCAAAAATGCCACTTTAGGTGCAGGCTCTACCATCTGTAAAGATGTGGCTGAAAATGAGCTGGTGATCACCCGGGTTAAACAGCGTCACATTCAAGGTTGGCAACGTCCAATCAAACAGAAAAAATAA